The following coding sequences are from one Cyprinus carpio isolate SPL01 chromosome A24, ASM1834038v1, whole genome shotgun sequence window:
- the LOC109104332 gene encoding sorting nexin-7-like isoform X1, giving the protein MSASVVDNTVSSGNSSVAIPTDISGQILDLDEDDELEVFSKDTSTTQTDGSSFNASMQTSPASMINQYKFEEEEEDADTKDIFVTVDNPESHVTAIETYITYRVETKTTRSEFDSSEFEVRRRYQDFLWLKGRLEEAHPTLIVHPLPEKFVMKGMVERFNEDFIETRRRALHKFLNKIAEHPIFSSSEDFKIFLTAGSGELTSHKKQGPGFLSRMGETVKAVAAAVRGVRNRPQEFTDMQEYAEAFSQKISSLDKVTQRIVREQKEYLEELKECGPTYALWSQSEQELAEPLKNVAGCVDNCCKETEEQVKHLNDHLIPVLHEYVLCADTLKAVLRRRDNIQADFEGKTEALATKKADRDADSKVLSLAWDSLVGRSPEEVKQQKQQKLKGEIKEMRDELDKAEDRLEWANNALKTDWTRWQKVMRTDLRSAFIDTAERNVSYYEKCLAVWESFLQSQRTDAEGNGKVDSS; this is encoded by the exons ATGAGTGCATCTGTTGTCGACAACACCGTGTCATCGGGGAATTCTTCGGTTGCGATTCCGACAGACATCAGCGGACAGATATTAGATCTAGACGAAGACGATGAATTGGAAGTTTTCAGTAAG gaTACGAGTACGACTCAAACAGACGGCAGCTCTTTCAATGCCTCCATGCAGACCTCCCCTGCTTCAATGATCAACCAGTACAAGtttgaggaagaagaggaagatgcTGACACCAAAGATATTTTTGTCACAGTCGATAACCCAGAGAGTCACGTAACAGCTATTGAGACATACATAACCTACCGGGTTGAAACTAAG ACCACACGGAGCGAGTTTGACTCAAGTGAGTTTGAGGTGCGAAGACGATACCAGGACTTCCTGTGGTTAAAGGGACGTCTGGAAGAAGCTCATCCCACACTCATTGTTCAT CCGCTGCCGGAGAAGTTTGTGATGAAAGGAATGGTGGAGAGGTTTAATGAAGATTTCATTGAGACGAGGAGGAGGGCGCTGCACAAGTTTCTGAACAAAATAGCAGAACATCCAATTTTCTCCAGCAGTGAAGATTTTAAGATCTTTCTCACAGCAGGATCTGGG GAGCTGACCTCTCATAAGAAACAAGGTCCAGGGTTTCTGAGCCGGATGGGGGAGACGGTCAAAGCCGTCGCTGCTGCAGTCAGAGGGGTCAGAAACCGGCCTCAGGAGTTCACCGACATGCAGGAGTACGCGGAGGCCTTCAGTCAGAAGATCAGCTCGCTTGATAAAGTTACTCAAAGGATCGTCAGAGAGCAGAAAG AGTACCTGGAGGAGCTGAAGGAGTGTGGGCCGACATACGCGCTGTGGTCACAATCAGAGCAGGAGCTGGCCGAGCCCCTGAAGAACGTGGCAGGCTGTGTGGACAACTGCTGTAAGGAGACAGAGGAGCAGGTCAAACATCTCAATGATCACCTGATTCCAGTCCTTCATGAGTACGTCCTCTGTGCCGACACACTCAAG GCAGTACTAAGGAGGCGAGACAACATCCAGGCGGATTTCGAAGGGAAGACTGAAGCTCTTGCCACAAAGAAGGCCGACAGGGACGCG GACTCTAAGGTGCTGAGTTTAGCATGGGACAGCTTGGTGGGACGATCCCCCGAGGAGGTCAAACAACAGAAACAGCAGAAACTTAAGGGCGAGATTAAGGAG ATGAGAGATGAGCTGGATAAGGCGGAGGACAGGCTGGAGTGGGCGAATAATGCACTCAAGACCGATTGGACCCGCTGGCAGAAGGTCATGAGAACTGATCTACGATCAGCCTTCATCGACACAGCAGAGAGGAATGTCAGCTACTATGAAAAG TGTTTGGCTGTATGGGAGTCATTCTTGCAGTCTCAAAGGACCGATGCTGAAGGAAATGGAAAGGTTGACTCTTCCTAA
- the LOC109104332 gene encoding sorting nexin-7-like isoform X2 — MSASVVDNTVSSGNSSVAIPTDISGQILDLDEDDELEVFSKDTSTTQTDGSSFNASMQTSPASMINQYKFEEEEEDADTKDIFVTVDNPESHVTAIETYITYRVETKTTRSEFDSSEFEVRRRYQDFLWLKGRLEEAHPTLIVHPLPEKFVMKGMVERFNEDFIETRRRALHKFLNKIAEHPIFSSSEDFKIFLTAGSGELTSHKKQGPGFLSRMGETVKAVAAAVRGVRNRPQEFTDMQEYAEAFSQKISSLDKVTQRIVREQKEYLEELKECGPTYALWSQSEQELAEPLKNVAGCVDNCCKETEEQVKHLNDHLIPVLHEYVLCADTLKAVLRRRDNIQADFEGKTEALATKKADRDAMRDELDKAEDRLEWANNALKTDWTRWQKVMRTDLRSAFIDTAERNVSYYEKCLAVWESFLQSQRTDAEGNGKVDSS, encoded by the exons ATGAGTGCATCTGTTGTCGACAACACCGTGTCATCGGGGAATTCTTCGGTTGCGATTCCGACAGACATCAGCGGACAGATATTAGATCTAGACGAAGACGATGAATTGGAAGTTTTCAGTAAG gaTACGAGTACGACTCAAACAGACGGCAGCTCTTTCAATGCCTCCATGCAGACCTCCCCTGCTTCAATGATCAACCAGTACAAGtttgaggaagaagaggaagatgcTGACACCAAAGATATTTTTGTCACAGTCGATAACCCAGAGAGTCACGTAACAGCTATTGAGACATACATAACCTACCGGGTTGAAACTAAG ACCACACGGAGCGAGTTTGACTCAAGTGAGTTTGAGGTGCGAAGACGATACCAGGACTTCCTGTGGTTAAAGGGACGTCTGGAAGAAGCTCATCCCACACTCATTGTTCAT CCGCTGCCGGAGAAGTTTGTGATGAAAGGAATGGTGGAGAGGTTTAATGAAGATTTCATTGAGACGAGGAGGAGGGCGCTGCACAAGTTTCTGAACAAAATAGCAGAACATCCAATTTTCTCCAGCAGTGAAGATTTTAAGATCTTTCTCACAGCAGGATCTGGG GAGCTGACCTCTCATAAGAAACAAGGTCCAGGGTTTCTGAGCCGGATGGGGGAGACGGTCAAAGCCGTCGCTGCTGCAGTCAGAGGGGTCAGAAACCGGCCTCAGGAGTTCACCGACATGCAGGAGTACGCGGAGGCCTTCAGTCAGAAGATCAGCTCGCTTGATAAAGTTACTCAAAGGATCGTCAGAGAGCAGAAAG AGTACCTGGAGGAGCTGAAGGAGTGTGGGCCGACATACGCGCTGTGGTCACAATCAGAGCAGGAGCTGGCCGAGCCCCTGAAGAACGTGGCAGGCTGTGTGGACAACTGCTGTAAGGAGACAGAGGAGCAGGTCAAACATCTCAATGATCACCTGATTCCAGTCCTTCATGAGTACGTCCTCTGTGCCGACACACTCAAG GCAGTACTAAGGAGGCGAGACAACATCCAGGCGGATTTCGAAGGGAAGACTGAAGCTCTTGCCACAAAGAAGGCCGACAGGGACGCG ATGAGAGATGAGCTGGATAAGGCGGAGGACAGGCTGGAGTGGGCGAATAATGCACTCAAGACCGATTGGACCCGCTGGCAGAAGGTCATGAGAACTGATCTACGATCAGCCTTCATCGACACAGCAGAGAGGAATGTCAGCTACTATGAAAAG TGTTTGGCTGTATGGGAGTCATTCTTGCAGTCTCAAAGGACCGATGCTGAAGGAAATGGAAAGGTTGACTCTTCCTAA